A window of the Listeria swaminathanii genome harbors these coding sequences:
- a CDS encoding peptide MFS transporter: protein MSTKKEKTFFGHPRGLATLFNTEFWERFSYYGMRALLLYYMYTAVSEGGLGFSQSTATAIMSIYGSLVFMSGVIGGWFADRVLGARQTIFYGGVLIMVGHIVLAIPSGGAAALFGSMAFIILGTGLLKPNVSNVVGDLYPAGDNRRDAGFSIFYMGINLGAFIAPPIVSAVSDNAGSYHAGFGVAAVGMAIALVVYVLTGKRYLKDAGKKAPNPLQRSEAKSLTFKIIGIVLGIGLLIAVLRLITGSLTIDTIILAVTVMGVGVPLVYFIMMMTSKKTEADEKSRLTAYIPLFLIAVLFWMIEEQGSSTLALFAAERTDLSIWGMNLNPANFQSLNPVFVITLSPIFAWIWTKLGDRQPSTPRKFALGLFFAGLSFVVMMLPGILHGNTTTLVSPLWLVLSFFICIFGEMFISPVGLSATTKLAPKAFASQTMSLWFLSDAMGQSFNAQLTQYFNADTEIAYFGITGFVAIAFAIALFIIAPFLKKYMKGVH, encoded by the coding sequence TTGAGTACCAAGAAGGAAAAAACATTTTTCGGGCACCCGCGTGGCCTGGCAACATTATTTAATACCGAATTTTGGGAGCGATTCTCCTATTACGGAATGCGCGCGTTATTACTTTACTATATGTATACTGCGGTATCAGAAGGTGGACTTGGATTTAGCCAATCAACAGCAACGGCAATTATGTCTATCTATGGTTCGCTAGTATTTATGTCGGGCGTCATTGGTGGATGGTTTGCTGACCGGGTCTTGGGGGCTCGTCAGACCATCTTTTACGGTGGCGTACTGATTATGGTGGGTCATATTGTCCTAGCGATTCCAAGTGGGGGAGCAGCGGCATTATTCGGCTCCATGGCGTTTATTATTCTGGGAACTGGTCTACTTAAACCGAACGTTTCTAATGTAGTTGGGGATTTATATCCAGCAGGAGATAATCGTCGGGATGCTGGCTTTAGTATCTTTTACATGGGGATTAACTTAGGTGCATTTATTGCTCCGCCAATCGTTTCAGCTGTTTCTGATAACGCTGGAAGTTACCATGCTGGTTTTGGTGTGGCGGCTGTTGGTATGGCAATTGCACTCGTTGTTTATGTTCTAACAGGAAAACGTTACTTAAAAGACGCTGGCAAAAAAGCGCCAAATCCGCTTCAAAGATCAGAAGCAAAAAGTCTTACATTCAAAATAATTGGCATTGTTTTAGGAATAGGATTATTAATTGCTGTCTTGCGTTTGATTACAGGTAGCTTAACAATTGATACGATTATTCTTGCTGTAACGGTGATGGGCGTTGGGGTTCCACTCGTTTACTTTATTATGATGATGACTAGTAAGAAAACAGAGGCGGACGAAAAATCACGCTTGACTGCATACATACCGTTATTTTTAATCGCAGTATTATTTTGGATGATTGAGGAACAAGGCTCGTCAACATTGGCACTTTTCGCGGCAGAAAGAACGGATTTATCTATTTGGGGTATGAACTTAAATCCGGCCAATTTCCAGTCGCTTAATCCAGTGTTTGTCATTACGCTTTCACCAATTTTTGCATGGATTTGGACGAAACTAGGGGACAGACAGCCATCTACACCACGTAAATTTGCACTCGGACTATTCTTCGCAGGTTTATCATTCGTTGTTATGATGCTTCCAGGTATTTTGCACGGAAATACGACAACACTTGTAAGCCCGCTTTGGTTAGTACTAAGTTTCTTCATCTGTATCTTTGGTGAAATGTTTATCTCGCCAGTAGGTTTATCTGCAACAACCAAACTTGCACCAAAAGCTTTTGCATCTCAAACAATGAGCTTATGGTTCTTGTCAGATGCGATGGGCCAATCATTCAACGCCCAATTAACACAATACTTTAATGCTGACACAGAAATTGCTTACTTCGGAATCACAGGCTTCGTAGCAATAGCCTTTGCAATAGCATTATTCATTATCGCGCCATTCTTGAAAAAGTATATGAAGGGCGTTCATTAA
- a CDS encoding histidine phosphatase family protein, with product MTTGKLNVYLVRHGKTMFNTSCRVQGWSDTPLTNEGIEVAEFLGRGLREIPFDAVYTSDRGRTIETAGIVLRESKQAHLEINELRDFREFGFGKFEGEYEDIMFGQVMEYLGFKSVEEAFEKFGDDGYQIISETVEKIDETGMSESWDTMVSRLKNALETVSAENQSDNANVLVVSHGMAINTIISFFDKSLINPELANASVTRLGFENGKWTIEAVNDLSYIEAGKTILV from the coding sequence ATGACAACAGGAAAACTGAATGTGTACTTAGTTAGACACGGTAAGACGATGTTCAATACATCTTGTCGCGTGCAAGGGTGGTCAGATACACCATTAACAAATGAAGGAATCGAAGTGGCAGAATTTTTAGGACGTGGACTTCGCGAGATTCCATTTGATGCAGTTTATACGAGTGACCGTGGCCGGACGATTGAAACGGCTGGAATCGTGTTACGCGAAAGCAAACAAGCACATTTAGAAATCAATGAATTACGTGATTTCCGCGAGTTTGGTTTTGGTAAATTTGAAGGTGAGTATGAAGATATTATGTTTGGCCAAGTAATGGAATATCTAGGCTTCAAGTCAGTGGAAGAGGCTTTTGAAAAATTTGGTGATGATGGTTACCAAATCATATCTGAAACGGTGGAAAAAATTGATGAAACTGGCATGTCCGAATCTTGGGATACAATGGTCAGTAGATTGAAAAACGCGTTAGAAACAGTTAGCGCAGAAAATCAATCGGATAACGCCAATGTACTTGTTGTTTCTCATGGCATGGCGATTAATACGATTATTTCTTTCTTCGATAAATCCTTAATTAACCCAGAGCTAGCAAATGCGAGTGTTACAAGACTCGGCTTTGAAAATGGCAAATGGACCATTGAAGCTGTGAATGATTTAAGTTACATTGAAGCAGGAAAAACAATTTTAGTATAA
- a CDS encoding lactonase family protein: MSKNEATAYIGTYTKVESQGIYRLVIDKTTGEIKENKLAGKMDNPTYLKISDDEKFVYSVAKDGDKGGVAAFSVEEDGSLTFIGQDVQTGNPPCYVDASHDGSIVVSANYHLGTIVSYPTENGVLKPSVSTIQHTGKSVHERQEKPHAHFAGFTPDQNYVITCDLGTDKVTTYSATAGKLEKVTELDVKPGSGPRNLVFHPNAKYVYIMTELTSEVIFAEYDKSTGALNVIQTIASLPEGFDKENKGSAIHISPDGRFLYVSNRGQDAIVSFAVAENGTLTLAATTPVEGVGPRDFDLDFTGEILVATNENSNNVTVFGVNKETGALTLLQKDVKVPEPVCIKFVK; the protein is encoded by the coding sequence ATGTCAAAAAATGAAGCAACTGCTTATATTGGTACATATACCAAAGTCGAAAGCCAAGGTATCTATCGCCTAGTAATCGACAAAACGACTGGCGAAATTAAAGAAAATAAATTAGCTGGAAAAATGGACAACCCAACATATCTTAAAATTTCAGATGACGAAAAATTCGTTTATTCTGTAGCAAAAGATGGCGATAAAGGTGGCGTTGCAGCTTTTTCTGTTGAAGAAGACGGTTCTCTTACTTTCATAGGTCAAGATGTTCAAACAGGTAACCCACCATGTTACGTTGATGCGTCACATGATGGTTCTATCGTTGTTTCCGCTAACTATCACTTAGGTACAATCGTAAGCTATCCAACAGAAAACGGCGTGTTAAAGCCTTCTGTTTCAACTATTCAGCATACTGGTAAAAGTGTTCACGAACGCCAAGAAAAACCGCATGCTCACTTTGCTGGGTTCACTCCAGACCAAAACTATGTAATTACGTGCGACCTTGGAACGGACAAAGTAACTACTTACTCCGCTACAGCTGGCAAACTTGAAAAAGTAACGGAATTAGATGTAAAACCTGGAAGCGGCCCTCGTAACCTTGTTTTCCATCCAAATGCTAAATATGTATATATCATGACGGAATTAACTTCCGAAGTCATTTTTGCTGAATATGATAAATCGACTGGCGCGTTAAACGTAATTCAAACAATCGCTTCTCTTCCAGAAGGTTTTGACAAAGAAAATAAAGGTAGCGCAATCCATATTTCTCCAGATGGTCGTTTCCTATATGTTTCTAACCGCGGCCAAGATGCTATCGTTAGCTTTGCAGTTGCTGAAAACGGTACATTAACACTTGCAGCTACAACTCCAGTAGAAGGCGTAGGTCCACGTGACTTCGACCTTGATTTCACTGGCGAAATACTTGTTGCAACAAACGAAAACAGCAATAACGTAACTGTTTTTGGTGTTAATAAAGAAACTGGCGCTCTTACATTACTTCAAAAAGATGTAAAAGTTCCAGAACCAGTTTGTATTAAATTCGTAAAATAA
- a CDS encoding histidine phosphatase family protein — protein MESASRVVIYLTRHGKTILNTLDRVQGWADSPLTEEGALVAHDLGRGLKGTNFVAAYASDRGRAIETARIVMNESDNQHLKLEKLAEMREFGFGKFEGEYNHAVLKMVAKAHGFESIESYYDKNAENNANIVIDTVHKMDETGMTENSVIFEERLTAGLDAILTDAQNRGGGEVLVVAHGMVIHRIIDMIDPSKKIRIIENASVTKVIFENGAYSIEEPGNMSYVEAGKKA, from the coding sequence ATGGAATCAGCAAGTAGGGTAGTTATTTATTTAACGCGACATGGAAAGACGATTTTAAACACACTTGACCGGGTGCAGGGCTGGGCTGACTCGCCTTTAACCGAAGAAGGGGCACTCGTTGCGCATGATTTAGGTCGGGGCTTGAAGGGGACTAATTTTGTAGCCGCTTACGCAAGTGACCGGGGACGCGCAATCGAAACCGCTCGAATTGTCATGAATGAAAGTGACAACCAACATTTAAAACTGGAAAAATTGGCTGAGATGCGTGAATTTGGTTTCGGTAAATTTGAAGGAGAATATAACCATGCAGTATTAAAAATGGTTGCAAAGGCGCACGGTTTTGAATCAATTGAAAGTTATTACGATAAAAATGCTGAAAATAATGCTAATATTGTGATTGATACAGTGCACAAAATGGACGAAACTGGAATGACGGAAAACTCGGTTATTTTTGAAGAAAGATTAACTGCTGGGCTTGATGCAATTCTTACAGATGCGCAAAACCGTGGTGGTGGAGAAGTTTTAGTCGTTGCGCATGGTATGGTTATTCATCGTATTATTGACATGATTGATCCGAGTAAAAAAATAAGGATTATTGAAAATGCTAGTGTGACCAAAGTTATTTTTGAAAATGGGGCGTATTCTATTGAAGAACCGGGGAATATGTCGTATGTAGAAGCTGGTAAAAAAGCATAA
- a CDS encoding magnesium transporter CorA family protein, whose translation MSIQTIFGSGKYNWINIDTDNTENLADFYEKYQIDNEVIAYSIDRNERAHFEYDQKTNTFVVVFNVPDQRKLDNHYETIPMVFIIKDTQLITITNNDNQYITRKMKQYLADSDTVTIFQFLFSSLYFVMDAFFPYVEEMDMERRLINDKLKIKTTKKNLLLLSDLETGIVYFVSASKQNAALLEQMKSHLIYRELNEVEKEQFEDALIEAKQLVEMTGLSSEILQQLSGTYNNILNNNLNDTMKILTALSILLTVPTIITGFFGMNMPLPLEHNAFGWLVTILISVVLWFGLSFILRKLMR comes from the coding sequence ATGTCCATTCAAACCATTTTTGGTAGCGGAAAATATAATTGGATTAATATCGATACAGACAATACGGAAAATTTAGCGGATTTTTATGAAAAATACCAGATTGATAATGAGGTAATTGCTTATTCTATTGATAGAAATGAACGAGCCCATTTTGAATATGACCAAAAGACAAATACGTTTGTGGTTGTGTTTAATGTACCGGATCAAAGAAAACTTGATAATCATTATGAAACAATTCCGATGGTTTTTATTATAAAAGATACGCAATTAATTACGATTACAAACAATGATAATCAGTATATTACGCGGAAAATGAAGCAATATTTAGCGGATTCCGACACTGTCACTATTTTTCAATTTTTATTTAGTAGTTTGTATTTTGTTATGGATGCATTTTTTCCGTATGTGGAAGAAATGGATATGGAGAGAAGATTGATTAATGATAAATTGAAAATTAAAACGACGAAGAAAAATTTGTTGTTATTGTCGGATTTAGAGACGGGGATTGTTTATTTTGTTTCGGCGTCTAAGCAAAATGCGGCGCTACTTGAACAAATGAAATCTCACTTGATTTACCGAGAACTAAATGAAGTGGAAAAAGAACAATTTGAAGATGCTTTAATAGAAGCAAAGCAACTTGTGGAGATGACAGGATTAAGCTCAGAAATATTACAGCAATTGTCAGGTACGTATAATAATATTTTGAATAATAATTTGAATGATACGATGAAAATTTTGACGGCATTATCTATTTTGTTGACGGTTCCTACGATTATTACGGGGTTCTTTGGAATGAATATGCCACTTCCGCTAGAACATAATGCTTTTGGATGGCTTGTAACGATTTTGATTAGTGTTGTTTTGTGGTTTGGACTTTCTTTTATTTTACGAAAATTAATGCGATAA
- the gdhA gene encoding NADP-specific glutamate dehydrogenase — MAQTSTIQNDTKAAEEYAARVFETIKQRNPGETEFHQAVEEFLNSVIPALAKEPKYEANGILEQLTEPERLISFRVPWVDDSGKVHVNRGYRVQFNSAIGPYKGGLRFHPSVTGSIVKFLGFEQIFKNSLTGLPIGGGKGGSDFDPKGKTDAEVMRFCQSFMTELQKHIGPDTDVPAGDIGVGGREIGYLFGQYKRLRGAYDAGTITGKGLTYGGSLARTEATGYGLVYFTVEMLEAAGESIRGKKIVVSGSGNVAIYAIEKAHELGAKVVACSDSAGFVYDKEGIKVETVKQLKEVERKRISEYTTIHPSAEYYAGGDVWSVPCDIALPCATQNEINADQARALVKNGVIAVAEGANMPSTLEAVDIYHENKVLFGPAKAANAGGVAVSALEMAQNSTRMSWTFQTVDEHLQNIMKDIYKNSSNAASEYGAPGNLVIGSNIAGFLKVADTMISHGII; from the coding sequence ATGGCACAAACATCCACTATCCAAAACGACACAAAGGCAGCCGAAGAATATGCAGCTCGAGTGTTTGAAACAATTAAACAACGGAATCCTGGCGAAACGGAATTCCACCAAGCAGTTGAAGAATTCTTAAACTCTGTTATTCCAGCTCTTGCAAAAGAACCTAAATACGAAGCAAATGGTATTTTAGAACAGTTAACAGAACCCGAACGCCTTATCAGTTTCCGAGTTCCATGGGTGGATGATTCTGGCAAAGTACACGTAAATCGCGGTTACCGGGTCCAATTTAATAGCGCAATTGGTCCATATAAAGGTGGTCTTCGTTTCCACCCTTCTGTAACAGGAAGCATCGTCAAATTTCTTGGCTTTGAACAAATCTTCAAAAACTCCTTAACTGGCTTGCCAATTGGTGGCGGTAAAGGCGGATCTGACTTTGATCCAAAAGGAAAAACAGATGCAGAAGTAATGCGTTTCTGTCAAAGCTTTATGACAGAACTACAAAAACATATCGGCCCTGATACAGATGTTCCCGCTGGTGATATCGGTGTTGGCGGACGCGAAATCGGCTACTTATTCGGTCAATACAAACGTCTTCGCGGCGCTTATGATGCTGGTACAATTACTGGTAAAGGCCTTACTTACGGCGGAAGTTTAGCTCGTACAGAAGCAACAGGCTATGGTCTTGTTTACTTCACTGTTGAAATGTTAGAAGCAGCTGGCGAATCTATCCGCGGCAAGAAAATTGTCGTTTCTGGTTCAGGAAATGTTGCTATTTATGCTATCGAAAAAGCGCACGAATTAGGCGCTAAAGTTGTTGCATGTAGTGACTCTGCTGGTTTCGTTTATGACAAAGAAGGTATTAAAGTAGAAACAGTGAAACAATTAAAAGAAGTAGAACGCAAACGCATTAGCGAATACACAACGATCCACCCTTCTGCTGAATATTATGCAGGTGGCGACGTGTGGTCCGTTCCATGTGACATCGCTCTACCATGTGCAACTCAAAATGAAATCAACGCCGATCAAGCCCGCGCGCTTGTAAAAAATGGTGTTATCGCTGTTGCAGAAGGTGCCAACATGCCTTCTACACTTGAAGCAGTCGACATTTACCATGAAAACAAAGTACTATTTGGCCCAGCAAAAGCGGCAAACGCTGGTGGTGTTGCAGTATCAGCACTTGAAATGGCTCAAAATAGCACGCGCATGAGCTGGACATTCCAAACAGTCGACGAACATTTACAAAACATCATGAAAGATATTTATAAAAACTCAAGTAATGCAGCAAGCGAATATGGCGCTCCTGGTAATCTAGTTATCGGCTCCAACATCGCAGGATTCTTGAAAGTTGCAGATACAATGATTTCTCACGGCATCATCTAA